In Halorhabdus rudnickae, the following proteins share a genomic window:
- a CDS encoding metallophosphoesterase, translating to MVVEPVPDTPAALVELPDGRGLLLADIHAGIEAGLRRNGVELPSEAGKRRETILNLLARTDADRLIVLGDVGHAIGSHSREERKELETLVSAVTERVPLTIVKGNHDGEIESLLADRDGVTITGGEGIRFGGLGLAHGHTWPARAVLGAETVCVGHEHPVVRLEDEVGGGRKERVWLRGPIDPAPFEAHYGEDCPEIDGELVVCPAFNDLSGGTWVNVEGQSFLSPFLPDALEAGDAYLLDGTRLGPYDQI from the coding sequence ATGGTCGTCGAACCGGTCCCCGACACCCCCGCCGCGCTGGTTGAGCTCCCGGATGGACGCGGACTGTTGCTCGCGGACATCCACGCCGGCATCGAGGCTGGACTCCGCCGAAACGGTGTCGAACTCCCGTCGGAAGCTGGAAAACGTCGCGAGACGATCTTGAACCTGCTCGCGCGGACGGACGCCGACCGCCTGATCGTCCTCGGAGACGTCGGCCACGCGATCGGGAGTCATTCGCGCGAGGAACGCAAGGAACTCGAGACGCTGGTCTCGGCCGTCACCGAGCGCGTGCCGCTGACGATAGTGAAGGGCAACCACGACGGCGAGATCGAGTCGTTACTGGCCGATCGCGACGGGGTGACGATCACCGGCGGCGAAGGCATCCGATTCGGCGGCCTCGGCCTGGCACACGGCCATACCTGGCCCGCCCGGGCTGTTCTCGGTGCGGAGACAGTGTGTGTCGGCCACGAACACCCTGTGGTCCGGCTGGAGGACGAAGTGGGAGGGGGCCGCAAAGAGCGAGTGTGGCTACGGGGACCGATCGATCCGGCGCCGTTCGAGGCGCACTACGGCGAGGACTGCCCGGAAATCGACGGCGAACTGGTCGTTTGCCCGGCGTTCAACGACCTCTCCGGCGGGACGTGGGTCAACGTCGAGGGGCAATCCTTCCTCTCGCCGTTCCTACCGGACGCCCTCGAAGCGGGCGACGCCTACCTGCTCGACGGGACGCGTCTGGGTCCGTACGACCAGATCTAA
- a CDS encoding MgtC/SapB family protein codes for MVDPTTAPLFGVVLHLALAFGLGALIGLEREQSKSGGTFAGSRTFPLLALYGALVQAFFPDALAIAIAALVVPLTVAYVGKVVSEGDIGLTTLLAALVTVLLGALSMHSDRGAIVAIVVGGSVTILLSVKDPIHEFADRIEERERRASAKFILVALVVLPALPDRSVDMLHGLNPRFVWLMVVFVTGLGFVAYVLGRIVGPERGIALTGILGGFVSSTATTVSMAGKTIGNETLYHVCGFAVVTASIVMFPRALVEVAVVNPRLAPSVALPLGGMTVVGAIAAAALYWWTTAEQTVEPDRLKNPFRLRPALLFGAVFAVVLLVSEYATEWFGSSGLYATAFFSGLADVDAMTITVSQLASQGAVSTPVATTAIVIAAIANTLVKVALVWILGTRRLGTLVSAVLGVVIVSGLVFLAL; via the coding sequence ATGGTCGATCCGACAACGGCCCCACTGTTCGGGGTGGTCCTTCATCTCGCACTCGCGTTCGGCCTCGGTGCACTGATCGGGCTTGAACGCGAGCAGAGCAAGTCGGGCGGGACCTTCGCCGGGAGTCGAACGTTCCCGCTGCTCGCGCTGTACGGAGCACTCGTCCAGGCGTTCTTCCCGGACGCACTGGCCATCGCGATCGCCGCACTCGTCGTGCCACTCACTGTCGCCTACGTCGGGAAAGTCGTCTCCGAGGGTGATATCGGTCTGACCACGTTGCTGGCCGCGCTAGTGACTGTTCTGTTGGGTGCGTTGTCGATGCATTCCGATCGGGGGGCGATCGTCGCGATCGTCGTCGGCGGTTCCGTGACGATCCTGCTCTCGGTCAAGGACCCGATCCACGAGTTCGCAGACCGGATCGAGGAGCGCGAGCGCCGGGCCTCGGCGAAGTTCATCCTCGTCGCTCTCGTCGTCTTGCCGGCACTGCCGGATCGTTCGGTCGATATGCTCCACGGACTCAACCCTCGTTTCGTCTGGCTGATGGTCGTCTTCGTGACCGGACTGGGTTTTGTCGCCTACGTGCTCGGCCGGATCGTCGGGCCGGAGCGTGGCATCGCCCTTACGGGGATCCTCGGCGGGTTCGTCTCTTCGACCGCGACGACCGTCTCGATGGCCGGGAAGACGATCGGAAACGAGACGCTGTATCACGTCTGTGGCTTCGCGGTCGTCACGGCCTCGATCGTCATGTTCCCGCGCGCACTCGTCGAGGTCGCCGTCGTCAATCCGAGGCTGGCCCCCAGTGTCGCGCTCCCGCTCGGCGGAATGACCGTCGTCGGCGCGATCGCCGCCGCCGCACTCTACTGGTGGACGACCGCCGAGCAGACGGTCGAACCCGATCGCCTCAAGAATCCGTTCCGTCTCAGGCCGGCGTTGCTGTTCGGGGCCGTCTTCGCCGTCGTGTTGCTCGTCTCTGAGTATGCCACCGAATGGTTCGGATCCTCGGGGCTGTACGCGACCGCGTTCTTCTCGGGGCTTGCCGATGTCGACGCGATGACGATCACGGTGAGTCAACTCGCCTCCCAGGGGGCCGTCTCGACGCCGGTTGCGACGACGGCGATCGTGATCGCGGCGATCGCGAACACGCTGGTCAAGGTGGCTCTGGTGTGGATCCTCGGCACCCGTCGTCTGGGCACCCTCGTCTCGGCCGTGCTGGGCGTCGTCATCGTGAGCGGCCTCGTCTTTCTCGCACTCTGA
- a CDS encoding universal stress protein, whose amino-acid sequence MAVLVPYDGSQPARKAIEEAVTEYGEETIVLLRVIEVADGSLGAGFNLIRESLEDEPEELAEGIADEVLETLEATDGNYEVETVIGNAAREIVEYAEENDEIERILIGSHGREGVSRILLGSVAEKVVRRSPVSVTVVR is encoded by the coding sequence ATGGCAGTACTGGTCCCATACGACGGGTCACAGCCGGCCCGCAAGGCAATCGAGGAAGCAGTCACAGAATACGGCGAGGAGACGATCGTCCTCCTGCGTGTGATCGAGGTCGCGGACGGATCTCTTGGGGCGGGGTTCAATCTCATCCGGGAGAGTCTCGAAGACGAACCCGAGGAACTGGCCGAGGGTATCGCCGACGAGGTGCTCGAGACTCTCGAAGCGACGGACGGCAACTACGAAGTCGAGACGGTGATCGGCAACGCCGCCAGAGAGATCGTCGAATACGCCGAAGAAAACGACGAGATCGAGCGGATACTCATCGGCAGTCACGGCCGCGAGGGGGTCTCCCGAATCCTGCTCGGCAGTGTCGCCGAGAAAGTCGTTCGACGGTCCCCGGTGAGCGTCACCGTCGTTCGGTAG
- a CDS encoding creatininase family protein gives MYLPDEAWPDLASYFESESLALVPLGSTEQHGPHLPEGTDHLIAEAFAREVADRTGFLCTPTVTIGVSDHHLQFPGTASADPSAFRDYVESITRSLTAHGIDRVIYVNAHGGNVTHLREVGRRLRNDEAAYAVEWMWDESIPDTVDEAFEHNGPHGGPKETALIQHLHPDLVHDDRLEEARDGGLAEVDDRIGRTHGSRTFYDSIDNSENGVFGDQTDASAEIGAELFAAASDELAALAEWLADQDFRDLMPKEHV, from the coding sequence ATGTATCTTCCGGACGAGGCTTGGCCTGACCTCGCATCGTATTTCGAGTCAGAATCGTTAGCGTTGGTGCCGCTGGGATCGACTGAGCAACATGGTCCACATCTCCCAGAGGGAACTGACCACCTCATCGCCGAAGCGTTCGCCCGCGAGGTGGCCGACCGGACTGGGTTTCTTTGTACGCCGACGGTCACAATCGGTGTCTCCGATCATCACTTGCAGTTCCCCGGGACGGCATCGGCCGATCCGAGCGCGTTCAGGGACTACGTCGAAAGCATTACCCGGAGTCTGACAGCCCACGGGATCGACCGGGTGATCTACGTCAACGCCCACGGCGGGAACGTGACTCACCTGCGGGAGGTCGGTCGTCGCCTCCGCAACGACGAGGCTGCCTACGCTGTCGAGTGGATGTGGGACGAGAGTATCCCCGACACCGTCGACGAGGCCTTCGAACACAACGGCCCTCACGGCGGGCCCAAGGAGACGGCACTCATCCAGCACCTCCACCCGGACCTCGTCCACGATGACCGTCTCGAAGAGGCACGCGACGGGGGACTCGCCGAGGTCGACGACCGAATCGGTCGAACACACGGCTCACGGACGTTCTACGACTCGATCGACAACAGCGAGAACGGCGTCTTCGGGGACCAGACCGACGCCAGCGCCGAGATCGGGGCCGAGTTGTTCGCGGCCGCAAGCGACGAACTCGCGGCGCTGGCGGAGTGGCTGGCCGACCAAGATTTCCGCGATCTCATGCCGAAAGAGCACGTTTGA
- a CDS encoding FAD-dependent oxidoreductase — translation MSDSATVLVIGGGATGTGIARDLSLRGIDVTLVERGGLSSGTSGRSHGLLHSGGRYAESDRVGAEECIEENEVLRSIAGECIRDTGGLFVQLDEDDPEYFEEKRAACEDIGIETELLDADEARERVPDLTPDVERAMWVPDGAIYPSRLGAANAAAAEEHGGTIHPHAPLEAVTVTDGRITEATLGGTVEKTIEPEHVVNAAGAWAGQVADLAGVDVNMAPSRGVMVAVEYDELAPVLNRCRDPDDGDIVVPHVGEAVLGTTSVPVSDPDDYETAAWEVEKSIEECADMLPPVADAPVVREWWGVRPLYAPDEGEGDRRGISRGYFVLDHTGEGVENFTSIVGGKLTTYRQMAETTADHVCGKLGVNADCETARRQLPGAEDADRLDELVEHYDGQGPTDKDVVAR, via the coding sequence ATGTCAGACTCAGCGACGGTACTCGTCATCGGAGGCGGAGCGACTGGCACGGGCATCGCACGGGACCTCTCACTTCGCGGGATCGATGTGACGCTCGTTGAGCGAGGCGGACTCTCCAGTGGCACTTCGGGGCGCTCGCACGGACTGCTCCACAGCGGCGGACGCTACGCCGAGTCCGATCGGGTCGGTGCCGAGGAGTGTATTGAAGAGAACGAAGTCCTCCGTTCGATCGCCGGTGAGTGTATCAGAGACACCGGAGGGCTGTTCGTCCAACTCGACGAGGACGACCCAGAATACTTCGAAGAGAAGCGCGCGGCCTGTGAGGATATCGGGATCGAAACGGAATTGCTCGATGCCGATGAAGCCAGGGAACGCGTCCCCGATCTGACGCCGGACGTAGAGCGGGCAATGTGGGTCCCCGATGGCGCAATCTATCCCTCGCGACTCGGGGCGGCCAACGCTGCGGCTGCCGAGGAACACGGTGGGACAATCCACCCGCACGCACCTCTCGAAGCGGTGACCGTCACCGACGGTCGAATAACCGAGGCCACGCTCGGCGGAACGGTCGAGAAGACGATCGAACCGGAACACGTCGTCAACGCAGCTGGCGCGTGGGCCGGACAGGTAGCTGATCTCGCGGGTGTCGATGTCAATATGGCGCCTTCCCGTGGCGTGATGGTGGCCGTGGAGTACGACGAGTTGGCCCCCGTATTGAACCGCTGTCGGGACCCCGACGACGGCGACATCGTCGTCCCTCACGTCGGGGAAGCAGTCCTCGGGACGACAAGTGTCCCGGTCTCGGACCCCGACGACTACGAGACAGCCGCCTGGGAAGTCGAGAAGTCAATCGAGGAGTGTGCGGATATGCTGCCGCCGGTCGCCGACGCCCCAGTCGTCCGGGAGTGGTGGGGCGTCAGGCCGCTGTATGCCCCCGACGAAGGCGAGGGAGACCGGCGCGGCATCTCTCGGGGCTATTTCGTGTTGGATCACACTGGGGAGGGTGTCGAGAATTTCACTAGCATTGTGGGCGGGAAGCTGACGACCTACCGACAGATGGCCGAGACAACTGCCGACCACGTTTGTGGGAAACTCGGTGTCAACGCTGACTGCGAGACCGCAAGACGCCAACTGCCAGGCGCAGAAGATGCCGACCGGCTGGACGAGTTGGTCGAGCACTACGATGGACAGGGGCCGACCGACAAGGACGTCGTCGCGCGGTGA
- a CDS encoding DEAD/DEAH box helicase, which yields MSEATRDGDAAFTHLGEAVRAALSERGFSTPTEPQRRAIPPLADGENALVIAPTGSGKTETAMLPVFDALAADPPEGFGALYVTPLRALNRDMRDRLEWWGETLDLEVDVRHGDTSDYHRQQQAENPPDVLVTTPETLQAILTGEKLRGALESVEHVVVDEVHELAAAKRGAQLTVGLERLREVAGPFQRIGLSATVGDPGEVGKFLTGDRGCALVEIDAGSSLEIDVVRPSLRDSDEELAGQLVTDPDVASHVRKIDELIDENESTLVFVNTRQTAEALGSRLKEYGTDVGIHHGSLASDSRVEVEDAFKAGDLDALLCTSSMELGIDVGRVDHVVQYNSPREVARLLQRVGRAGHRRDLTSRGTIVTTSPDETFEAVAIARQAQAGDVEPAEIHHGSRDTVANQIAGIVMDFGEIDARQAYEIVTQAYPFGDLSEAAFREIVRELAENRVIWLEEDEDELSKRRGTWQYFYHNLSMIPDEATYDVKDGASGRQVGTLDERFVVNFAAPGEVFIQRGDMWRITEIDEDDETVHVTPIEDPAGEVPSWTGQEIPVPEAVAQEVAEIREVAAEQMRSGGDRESVASHLAGRYDADVATLESALEQIAYHEGPIPGPDRIVVEFEGRDVVVNAAFGHKVNETLGRLLSSLLGQRTGSSVGLEVDPYRISLEVPRTVTAGDAVEVLETTDPAHVEGLIELSLKNADALKFRLAQIATKFGALKGWRGRGSNRFGRDRLLEALEDTPIYDEALRELLHEKLAIGATADLLGDVQSGDLAIETVGGRTAIGRGGRSGSKELLAPENADASVIQTLKERLQEDRVILLCVHCTSFERTKPIKRVREQPRCPECDSTRIAALNPWDEETVKAVRAADKDDEQRRRTKRAHQAADLVQSHGKQAVIALAGRGVGPTNAARIINKLREDEADFYRDILEREREYARTRSFWE from the coding sequence ATGAGTGAGGCGACGCGTGACGGGGATGCCGCGTTCACCCACCTCGGGGAGGCCGTCCGTGCGGCCCTGTCCGAACGTGGCTTTTCCACGCCGACGGAGCCACAACGCCGTGCGATCCCGCCGCTGGCTGACGGCGAGAACGCCCTCGTGATCGCACCCACGGGCAGCGGCAAGACCGAAACCGCCATGCTGCCCGTCTTCGACGCGCTTGCCGCCGATCCGCCCGAGGGGTTCGGAGCGCTGTACGTCACGCCCCTGCGCGCCCTCAACCGGGACATGCGCGACCGTCTGGAGTGGTGGGGCGAGACCCTGGACCTCGAGGTGGACGTTCGCCACGGCGACACCTCCGATTACCACCGCCAGCAACAGGCCGAGAATCCGCCGGACGTTCTCGTCACGACACCTGAGACGCTCCAGGCGATCCTGACCGGCGAGAAGCTGCGTGGCGCTCTCGAGAGTGTCGAACACGTCGTCGTTGACGAAGTACACGAACTCGCCGCGGCCAAGCGTGGCGCCCAGTTGACCGTCGGCCTCGAACGCCTCCGCGAAGTCGCGGGCCCATTCCAGCGGATCGGTCTCTCGGCGACGGTCGGCGACCCCGGCGAAGTCGGGAAGTTCCTTACCGGCGACCGCGGCTGTGCGCTCGTCGAGATCGACGCCGGGAGTTCCCTGGAAATAGACGTGGTCCGTCCGTCACTCCGGGACAGCGACGAGGAACTGGCTGGTCAGCTAGTTACCGACCCCGATGTCGCCAGTCACGTCCGGAAGATCGACGAGCTGATCGACGAGAACGAGTCGACACTGGTTTTTGTCAACACTCGACAAACTGCCGAGGCACTGGGCTCCCGACTCAAGGAGTACGGGACGGACGTGGGCATCCACCACGGGTCGCTGGCGTCCGACTCCCGCGTCGAGGTCGAGGACGCGTTCAAAGCCGGCGATCTGGACGCTCTGCTGTGTACCTCTTCGATGGAACTCGGCATCGATGTCGGCCGAGTCGATCACGTCGTCCAGTACAACAGTCCCCGGGAAGTCGCCCGACTCCTCCAGCGCGTCGGCCGCGCCGGCCACCGCCGAGACCTGACTTCCCGTGGGACGATCGTCACCACGAGTCCCGACGAGACCTTCGAGGCGGTGGCGATCGCCCGTCAGGCGCAAGCGGGCGACGTCGAACCCGCGGAGATCCACCACGGCAGCCGCGACACCGTCGCCAACCAGATCGCGGGGATCGTCATGGATTTCGGCGAGATCGACGCCCGACAGGCCTACGAGATCGTCACGCAGGCCTATCCCTTTGGCGACCTCTCGGAAGCGGCCTTCCGGGAGATCGTCCGCGAACTCGCCGAGAATCGCGTGATCTGGCTCGAGGAGGACGAGGACGAACTCAGCAAGCGACGGGGGACCTGGCAGTACTTCTATCACAACCTCTCGATGATCCCCGACGAGGCGACCTACGACGTGAAAGACGGCGCGAGCGGCCGGCAAGTCGGGACCTTAGACGAGCGGTTCGTCGTCAACTTCGCCGCGCCGGGGGAAGTGTTCATCCAGCGCGGGGACATGTGGCGGATCACTGAGATCGACGAGGACGACGAGACGGTCCACGTGACGCCAATCGAAGATCCTGCCGGCGAGGTACCCTCCTGGACCGGCCAGGAAATCCCTGTCCCCGAAGCTGTCGCACAGGAAGTCGCGGAGATCCGAGAAGTCGCCGCCGAACAGATGCGTTCCGGGGGCGATCGTGAATCCGTCGCCAGTCATCTCGCCGGACGATACGACGCCGACGTGGCGACGCTGGAGTCGGCACTCGAGCAGATAGCCTACCACGAGGGACCCATTCCCGGTCCCGACCGCATCGTCGTCGAATTCGAGGGCCGGGACGTGGTCGTCAACGCCGCCTTCGGCCACAAGGTCAACGAGACGCTCGGCCGATTGTTGTCCTCGCTTTTGGGCCAGCGGACGGGATCGTCAGTCGGTCTGGAGGTCGACCCCTATCGGATCTCTCTGGAAGTACCCCGGACGGTGACCGCCGGCGACGCCGTCGAGGTGTTAGAGACGACCGATCCGGCCCACGTCGAGGGGCTGATCGAGTTGAGCCTGAAGAACGCCGACGCCCTGAAGTTCCGACTCGCACAGATCGCGACGAAGTTCGGGGCGTTGAAAGGCTGGCGCGGCCGGGGAAGCAATCGCTTCGGCCGCGATCGCTTGCTGGAGGCCCTCGAAGACACGCCGATCTACGACGAGGCCCTCCGAGAATTACTCCACGAGAAACTCGCCATCGGGGCGACGGCCGACCTGCTCGGGGATGTCCAGTCGGGAGATCTCGCAATCGAGACTGTCGGTGGCCGGACGGCCATCGGTCGCGGCGGTCGATCGGGGAGCAAAGAGTTGCTCGCGCCCGAGAACGCCGACGCGAGCGTGATCCAGACGCTGAAGGAGCGACTCCAGGAAGACCGCGTTATCCTTTTGTGTGTTCACTGTACATCCTTCGAGCGAACGAAGCCGATCAAGCGGGTGCGCGAGCAACCCCGCTGTCCCGAATGCGATTCGACGCGGATCGCTGCGTTAAACCCCTGGGACGAGGAGACGGTCAAAGCGGTCCGGGCAGCGGACAAGGACGACGAGCAACGGCGCCGGACCAAGCGCGCCCACCAGGCGGCCGATCTGGTCCAGAGCCACGGCAAGCAGGCGGTGATCGCGCTGGCTGGCCGGGGCGTCGGGCCAACGAACGCGGCCCGGATCATCAACAAACTCCGGGAGGACGAAGCCGACTTCTACCGAGACATCCTCGAGCGCGAGCGGGAGTACGCCCGAACGCGTTCGTTCTGGGAGTGA
- a CDS encoding MutS-related protein, with product MDLSDYWGVGPKTRDLLADSLGVEAAVAAIESGDLRTLTAAGLSRGRGTRILRRAQGGAMDVLATRDARDVYKTVLDLASSFAVTQHAADSIRLLTPKASLSEMEDHLATVVDATAAWEELDGDIRETVLEAFEGYDSVEGGDLAGVRAALALKDAGVTDGVFAPLANLDGDRLEVGAEALEALAGEGVAEGADERLDALRAQRGAVEDMAADPESVIASVRGEGIRGGDAFQEAFVRYVVEEADVDVEAVRESAPTDAADVTDFVAAALRELAADRRETEREREVEVRDQFESTLSAADEEITRAVETVDEIALYVSLARFAIEYDLQAPTYVEDRDVLAVEGARNLALTAASEDVQPITYAVGEHTLSTPEATTPPSGDRVTVLTGANSGGKTTLLETLCQIQLLAQMGLPVPAERAEVGIVDTVVFHRRHASFNAGVLESTLRSVVPPLTEAGRTLMLVDEFEAITEPGSAADLLHGLVTLTVERAALGVFVTHLADDLEPLPPTARTDGIFAEGLTTDLELEVDYQPRFETVGRSTPEFIVSRLVADAEERAERSGFRTLAQAVGEQAVQRTLSDAEWSA from the coding sequence ATGGATCTTTCGGACTACTGGGGCGTCGGGCCGAAGACCCGCGATCTCCTGGCTGACTCGCTGGGCGTCGAGGCGGCCGTGGCGGCGATCGAATCGGGTGATCTGCGAACGCTGACCGCCGCCGGCCTCTCCCGGGGCCGGGGGACTCGCATTCTCCGGCGAGCCCAGGGGGGCGCGATGGACGTGCTGGCGACCCGGGACGCACGCGACGTCTACAAGACGGTACTGGACCTGGCGAGTTCGTTCGCCGTCACCCAACACGCCGCCGACAGTATCAGGCTGCTCACGCCGAAGGCCTCGCTGTCGGAGATGGAAGACCACCTCGCTACTGTCGTAGACGCCACGGCCGCCTGGGAGGAACTCGACGGGGACATCCGCGAGACAGTCCTCGAAGCCTTCGAAGGGTACGACAGCGTCGAAGGCGGGGATCTGGCGGGCGTTCGAGCGGCGCTGGCGCTGAAGGACGCTGGCGTGACCGATGGGGTGTTCGCCCCTCTCGCCAACCTCGACGGGGACCGCCTCGAAGTCGGCGCGGAGGCCCTGGAGGCTCTCGCTGGCGAGGGCGTCGCCGAGGGAGCCGACGAGCGGCTCGATGCGCTCCGGGCACAGCGCGGAGCCGTCGAAGACATGGCGGCCGACCCCGAGTCCGTGATCGCCAGCGTCCGTGGAGAGGGCATCCGGGGCGGCGACGCGTTTCAGGAGGCGTTCGTCCGATACGTCGTCGAGGAGGCCGACGTCGACGTCGAGGCCGTCCGGGAGTCGGCACCGACCGACGCGGCCGACGTCACCGACTTCGTCGCGGCGGCGTTGCGCGAACTCGCCGCCGACCGCCGCGAGACCGAGCGCGAACGGGAGGTCGAGGTCCGTGACCAGTTCGAGTCGACGCTGTCGGCAGCCGACGAAGAGATCACGCGTGCGGTCGAGACCGTCGACGAAATCGCGCTGTACGTCTCGCTGGCACGGTTCGCAATCGAGTACGATCTCCAGGCCCCCACCTACGTCGAGGATCGGGACGTTCTGGCAGTCGAAGGGGCCCGCAATCTGGCGCTCACGGCCGCAAGCGAGGACGTCCAGCCGATCACCTACGCGGTGGGCGAGCACACACTGTCGACACCGGAGGCGACTACCCCGCCGTCGGGGGATCGCGTGACCGTCCTGACCGGCGCCAACAGCGGCGGGAAGACGACGCTGCTGGAGACGCTCTGTCAGATCCAGTTGCTCGCACAGATGGGACTACCCGTTCCGGCCGAGCGTGCGGAGGTAGGTATCGTCGACACCGTCGTCTTCCACCGCCGGCACGCGAGTTTCAACGCCGGTGTCCTCGAATCGACGCTTCGATCGGTGGTCCCGCCACTGACCGAAGCGGGTCGGACGCTGATGCTCGTCGACGAGTTCGAGGCGATCACCGAACCCGGAAGCGCCGCCGACTTGCTCCATGGCCTCGTGACGCTGACCGTCGAACGCGCCGCACTGGGCGTGTTCGTCACCCACCTCGCCGACGACTTAGAGCCACTACCGCCGACCGCCCGGACCGACGGCATCTTCGCCGAGGGACTGACGACGGATCTCGAACTCGAGGTGGACTACCAGCCCCGCTTCGAGACGGTCGGACGTTCGACCCCGGAGTTCATCGTCTCGCGGCTCGTCGCCGACGCCGAAGAGCGAGCCGAGCGCTCGGGTTTCCGGACGCTCGCGCAAGCGGTCGGCGAGCAGGCAGTCCAGCGGACGCTCTCGGACGCCGAGTGGTCGGCCTGA
- the amrA gene encoding AmmeMemoRadiSam system protein A produces the protein MPTGEETGRLDRQTGKRLLEHTRSIVGAAARDDQPPDPPVLPVLDEERGVFVTLKQDGELRGCIGRPQPERVLTEALEAAATGAATSDPRFSPLLPDEIEDVTISVSVLTPPEFCSHLDPDAIEVGRDGLIVSDGRRSGLLLPQVAVEQNWTAEGFLRGTTRKAGLPPDAWRTEEVIVKRFSAQVFAEKSSGGPMTVEDYTRGPPNGQPTD, from the coding sequence ATGCCCACCGGCGAGGAAACCGGTCGCCTCGACCGCCAAACCGGGAAGCGACTGCTCGAACACACCCGATCGATCGTCGGGGCCGCCGCCCGCGACGACCAACCACCCGACCCCCCGGTGTTGCCGGTGCTCGATGAGGAACGCGGCGTCTTCGTCACGCTGAAACAGGACGGCGAGTTGCGGGGCTGTATCGGGCGTCCCCAGCCCGAAAGGGTGCTCACGGAGGCACTCGAGGCGGCGGCGACAGGCGCGGCAACATCGGATCCTCGCTTTTCGCCCCTCTTGCCCGACGAGATCGAGGACGTGACGATCTCGGTGAGCGTGCTGACGCCGCCTGAATTCTGTTCTCACCTCGATCCGGACGCGATCGAGGTCGGCCGCGACGGGCTGATCGTCTCGGATGGTCGACGGAGCGGTCTCTTGCTCCCGCAGGTGGCCGTCGAGCAAAACTGGACAGCCGAGGGGTTCCTCCGTGGCACGACCCGGAAAGCCGGGCTTCCGCCGGACGCCTGGCGGACCGAAGAGGTCATCGTCAAACGTTTCTCGGCGCAGGTGTTCGCGGAGAAATCTTCGGGCGGTCCTATGACTGTCGAGGACTACACCCGGGGGCCTCCGAACGGACAGCCGACAGACTGA
- a CDS encoding DUF357 domain-containing protein: MPAELAEKTDRYEQLLAEALEAATVQPPADTPLGEAAGEFREMARSYLEDGRHFKTEDDPVNALAAFSYGHAWLDAGARIGLFDVPEEGHLFTV, translated from the coding sequence ATGCCAGCCGAACTCGCAGAGAAGACCGACCGTTATGAACAACTACTCGCCGAAGCCCTCGAAGCGGCGACCGTCCAGCCACCCGCCGACACGCCACTGGGAGAGGCAGCAGGGGAGTTCCGGGAGATGGCACGTTCGTATCTCGAAGACGGCCGCCACTTCAAGACCGAGGACGACCCAGTCAACGCCCTGGCGGCGTTCTCCTACGGCCACGCCTGGCTGGACGCCGGCGCCCGGATCGGCCTTTTCGACGTTCCCGAAGAGGGCCATCTCTTCACCGTCTGA